The Corynebacterium glaucum genome includes a region encoding these proteins:
- a CDS encoding thymidylate synthase has translation MSVPTPYEELLADVLEHGTPKGDRTGTGTRSVFGRQIRYDLSEAFPLLTTKKVYFHGVVGELLWFLRGDSNVRWLQENNVRIWNEWADEDGELGPVYGVQWRSWPTPDGQHVDQIEQAVEMLRSNPDSRRILVSAWNVAELDKMALMPCHLLFQLYVADGTLSMQVYQRSADMFLGVPFNIASYALLTHMFAQQAGLKVGELIWTGGDCHIYNDHVEQVKEQLSREARPYPQLKLRKADSILDYTFEDIEVTDYDPHPTITAKVSV, from the coding sequence GTGAGTGTGCCCACCCCGTACGAGGAGTTGCTTGCAGACGTCTTAGAGCACGGCACCCCGAAGGGCGACCGCACCGGCACCGGCACCAGGAGCGTGTTCGGCCGCCAGATCCGCTACGACCTCTCCGAGGCGTTTCCGCTGCTGACCACGAAGAAGGTCTACTTCCACGGGGTCGTCGGCGAGCTGCTGTGGTTCCTGCGCGGCGATTCCAACGTGCGCTGGCTGCAGGAGAACAACGTCCGGATCTGGAACGAATGGGCGGATGAGGACGGCGAGCTCGGCCCGGTTTACGGCGTGCAGTGGCGCTCCTGGCCCACCCCGGACGGCCAGCACGTCGACCAGATCGAGCAGGCAGTGGAGATGCTGCGCTCCAACCCGGACTCGCGCCGCATCCTCGTGTCCGCGTGGAACGTCGCCGAGTTGGACAAGATGGCGCTTATGCCCTGCCACTTGCTGTTCCAGCTCTACGTCGCCGACGGCACCTTGTCCATGCAGGTGTACCAGCGCTCCGCCGACATGTTCCTCGGCGTGCCGTTCAACATCGCGTCCTATGCGCTGTTGACCCACATGTTCGCGCAGCAGGCTGGCTTGAAGGTGGGCGAGCTGATCTGGACTGGCGGCGATTGCCACATCTACAACGACCACGTTGAACAGGTCAAAGAGCAGCTCTCTCGCGAGGCGCGGCCCTACCCGCAGCTGAAACTGCGCAAGGCCGATTCGATCCTCGACTACACCTTTGAGGACATCGAGGTCACCGACTACGACCCACACCCGACCATTACGGCGAAAGTCTCCGTCTAA
- a CDS encoding 3'(2'),5'-bisphosphate nucleotidase CysQ, with amino-acid sequence MSAQYSDSRLTNLIAQGTGEILKGIRGVGLLRGRELGEAGDDLAQNWIARVLEQHRPGDGFLSEEAADDHSRLGNNRVWIVDPLDGTKEFATGRQDWAVHVALVEDGVPTHAAVGLPDLGVVFKSSDVRHVSGPFAGKIAMSRNRPPAVAAYVASELGFETAQVGSAGAKAMHVLLGDYDAYVHAGGQYEWDQAAPVGVSMAAGLHCSRLDGSELRYNNEDTYIPDLLICRPELAEDILAACARYHDEHGSYEGVSN; translated from the coding sequence ATGAGCGCCCAGTACTCTGATTCCCGGCTGACCAACCTCATCGCCCAAGGCACCGGCGAGATTCTCAAAGGCATCCGCGGTGTTGGCCTCCTGCGCGGCCGTGAACTCGGTGAAGCTGGCGACGACCTCGCGCAAAACTGGATTGCACGCGTGCTTGAGCAGCACCGCCCGGGCGACGGATTCCTCTCCGAGGAAGCGGCGGACGATCACAGCCGTTTGGGCAACAATCGCGTGTGGATTGTGGACCCGCTTGACGGCACGAAGGAATTTGCCACCGGTCGCCAAGACTGGGCTGTGCACGTGGCGTTGGTGGAAGACGGCGTGCCCACCCACGCGGCTGTGGGCCTGCCGGACCTCGGGGTGGTGTTCAAGTCCTCCGACGTCCGCCACGTCTCCGGCCCGTTCGCGGGCAAGATCGCGATGAGCCGCAACCGTCCCCCGGCTGTCGCTGCGTATGTGGCAAGCGAGCTGGGTTTTGAAACTGCCCAAGTCGGCTCCGCCGGCGCGAAGGCGATGCACGTGCTGCTCGGCGATTACGACGCGTACGTCCACGCCGGTGGTCAATATGAGTGGGATCAGGCCGCTCCCGTGGGCGTGTCAATGGCCGCGGGCCTGCACTGCTCGCGCCTCGATGGCTCGGAATTGCGCTACAACAACGAGGACACCTATATTCCTGATCTACTGATCTGCCGCCCGGAGCTTGCCGAGGACATCCTGGCCGCCTGCGCGCGCTACCACGACGAGCACGGCAGCTACGAAGGAGTTTCCAACTAG
- a CDS encoding DEAD/DEAH box helicase codes for MPPESSSILNRFHPQVATWFEEVFQAPTAVQEQAWRAISEGENSLVVAPTGSGKTLAAFLWSLNSLVERAGQQALPIEGSSLSTHGGTRVLYVSPLKALGVDVENNLRAPLSGIARVARRMDKDMPDISVAVRSGDTPQSERNRQLRKPPDILITTPESLYLMLTSKAAAILKTVDTVIVDEIHALAGTKRGVHLALSLERLERLAGKFQRIGLSATVRPLSTVANFLGPRTTIINPPAEKKWELTVRVPVDDMSDLPVPEDASTVGEAIIDDKLFLDGAPGDGAPGDGAGSAAEPIAPPIGASKSIWPHIEQAVYEEVMAHRSTIVFVNSRRTAERLTSQINELWAKEHDPEALSAPTRRPPAQLMKPVDTAGHAANVIARAHHGSVSKEERLQTETMLKEGTLKAVISTSSLELGIDMGAVDLVIQVEAPPSVASGLQRVGRAGHSVGAVSEGTFYPKHRSDLVQTAVTVPRMRAGLIEELHPPKNPLDVLAQHTVAAIAFEDLDVDEWYETVTRAWPYRDLARDVFNSVIDLVTGVYPSTDFAELRPRAILEGTTLKARPGAQRVAVTNAGTIPDRGMFGVFLVGSDAEGGVPRRVGELDEEMVYESRVGDVFTLGASSWRIENITRDQVQVSPAPGHTGRLPFWTGDALGRPYELGKAVGEFRRQASEALDPSLDERARNNLLAYLAEQEEATGILPDDTTLVLERFTDELGDWRVVLHTPFGKGVNAAWALATGWRVAQETGMDAQAVAGDDGIVLRLPQGDKEPDASVFLFDADEIADIVTEQVGNSALFASRFRECAARALLLPRRNPGKRAPLWQQRQRAEQLLDVARNYPSFPIILETVRECLQDVYDLPALTEVMQHLNTRRVRIAEVTTDQPSPFASSLLFNYTGAFMYEGDTPLAEKRAAALSLDPSLLAKLLGTVELRELLDADVIAEVDRNLRRVGRAETSEQFADTLRIIGPVPVDELGEYTSVPLVSLEQSLGPARMMRVRIGGREHVAQVLDAPLLRDGLGVPIPPGVPAQVATIPDALAQLVGRWVRTRGLFTLRDLADAFGLAVGAAFEPLSRLVESDKVIEGRFRQGVDEQEYVAAEVLRTIRTRSLAAARAQSRPVSQSAFGRFLPAWANVAPSGVVPALRGADGVYSVLEQLAGVRLPASAWESHILPSRIGDYAPEMLDELTSSGEIAIVGAGKAGARDPWIMLLPTDYAAQLMPQVEPPVLSLTQQQVLDQIGRGGGYLFTDLLAGPTGQQTTTSEELREAMWDLVEAGFLSPDSFAPIRARLAGGKTAHRARRRPSRSRVRSGRTSFANLTPPDMAGRWAATPAPDNDATRRSLAFGEAWLDRYGVVTRGSVVAEDVLGGFALAYKVLSGFEESGKAMRGYLIEGLGASQFSTPATIDRLRGYQDSDDVVGWPSGAREPLVHVLAATDPANPYGAALPWPEQGPTRSAGALVVLIDGLLAAHITRGGKTMTTFFDRFPDGVGDPMPLVVQALTDAVNRGRMSPLSVEKLNGGGAFVLRDYGATVTHKGARIGGKVHAASKRRGRSVAEAIEEMEGTARTAGLVDLDGFDEELSFDD; via the coding sequence ATGCCCCCTGAGAGTTCTTCCATCCTGAACCGGTTCCACCCGCAGGTGGCCACTTGGTTCGAGGAAGTCTTCCAGGCCCCGACCGCCGTGCAGGAGCAGGCGTGGCGCGCGATCTCGGAGGGAGAGAACTCTCTGGTGGTTGCGCCCACAGGCTCGGGCAAAACTCTCGCCGCGTTCTTGTGGTCGCTCAATTCGCTCGTGGAGCGCGCCGGCCAGCAGGCTTTGCCCATTGAGGGCTCAAGCTTATCGACGCACGGTGGAACGCGTGTCCTTTACGTCTCTCCGCTCAAAGCACTCGGCGTCGACGTGGAGAATAACCTGCGCGCGCCTTTGTCCGGTATTGCACGCGTGGCGCGGCGCATGGATAAGGACATGCCGGATATCTCGGTGGCGGTGCGCTCCGGCGACACCCCCCAATCCGAGCGCAACCGGCAGCTGCGCAAACCCCCGGACATCCTCATCACCACGCCCGAGTCCCTCTACCTCATGCTCACCTCCAAGGCGGCGGCCATTCTCAAAACCGTGGACACGGTGATTGTGGACGAGATCCACGCGCTCGCCGGCACGAAGCGCGGCGTGCACCTAGCGCTCTCCCTCGAGCGGCTGGAGCGTTTGGCAGGCAAGTTCCAACGCATCGGGTTGAGCGCGACCGTGCGCCCATTGTCGACGGTGGCGAACTTCCTTGGGCCGCGCACCACCATCATCAATCCGCCTGCGGAGAAGAAGTGGGAGCTCACCGTCCGCGTGCCGGTGGACGACATGAGCGACCTGCCCGTGCCAGAAGATGCCTCCACCGTCGGCGAGGCGATCATCGACGACAAGCTGTTCCTTGACGGGGCTCCCGGTGACGGGGCTCCAGGTGACGGCGCAGGATCCGCCGCGGAGCCGATAGCGCCGCCGATCGGGGCGTCGAAAAGCATCTGGCCCCACATTGAGCAAGCCGTATACGAGGAGGTGATGGCGCACCGCTCGACGATTGTGTTTGTGAACTCGCGCCGGACCGCAGAGCGGCTGACCAGCCAGATCAACGAGCTGTGGGCGAAAGAGCACGACCCGGAGGCGCTGAGCGCGCCGACCAGGCGTCCGCCCGCGCAGCTGATGAAGCCGGTGGATACAGCGGGGCACGCCGCGAATGTAATCGCGCGTGCGCACCACGGCAGCGTGTCCAAAGAAGAACGCTTGCAAACCGAAACGATGCTGAAAGAGGGCACGCTGAAGGCCGTGATCTCCACGTCTTCACTGGAGCTGGGCATCGACATGGGTGCCGTTGACCTGGTGATTCAAGTGGAGGCGCCGCCGAGCGTCGCATCTGGTTTGCAGCGCGTGGGCCGCGCCGGACACTCCGTGGGAGCGGTCTCTGAGGGCACGTTCTATCCCAAGCACCGCTCTGACCTGGTGCAGACCGCGGTGACCGTGCCGCGCATGCGCGCCGGGCTGATTGAGGAGCTGCACCCGCCGAAAAACCCGCTCGACGTGCTCGCGCAGCACACGGTGGCCGCGATCGCGTTCGAGGATCTCGATGTGGACGAGTGGTACGAGACCGTCACCCGCGCTTGGCCGTACCGCGACCTGGCGCGAGATGTGTTCAACTCGGTGATCGACCTGGTCACCGGGGTCTACCCGTCGACGGACTTCGCAGAATTGCGCCCCCGCGCGATTCTGGAGGGCACCACCTTGAAGGCCCGACCCGGCGCACAGCGCGTCGCGGTGACCAACGCCGGCACCATCCCGGACCGCGGCATGTTCGGCGTGTTCCTCGTCGGCTCCGATGCGGAAGGCGGCGTACCCCGCCGCGTGGGCGAGCTGGACGAGGAGATGGTCTACGAGTCGCGCGTCGGCGACGTATTCACCCTCGGCGCGTCGAGCTGGCGCATCGAGAACATCACCCGCGACCAAGTGCAGGTTTCCCCCGCGCCGGGCCATACGGGGCGCTTGCCGTTCTGGACCGGTGACGCGCTTGGGAGGCCGTATGAGTTGGGGAAGGCGGTTGGGGAGTTTCGTCGACAAGCAAGCGAAGCCCTCGATCCTTCCTTAGACGAGCGGGCCCGCAACAACCTGCTGGCCTACCTGGCCGAACAGGAGGAAGCGACCGGAATCCTGCCGGACGACACGACGCTGGTGCTCGAGCGCTTCACCGACGAGTTGGGGGACTGGCGCGTGGTGCTGCACACCCCGTTTGGCAAGGGTGTGAACGCCGCGTGGGCGCTGGCGACCGGTTGGCGAGTGGCGCAGGAGACCGGCATGGACGCCCAAGCGGTGGCGGGCGACGACGGCATTGTGCTGCGCCTGCCGCAAGGCGACAAGGAGCCGGACGCGTCGGTGTTCCTGTTTGATGCGGACGAGATCGCCGACATTGTGACTGAGCAGGTGGGCAACTCAGCGCTGTTCGCGTCCCGGTTCCGCGAGTGCGCTGCGCGTGCGCTGCTCTTGCCGCGGCGCAATCCGGGCAAGCGCGCGCCGCTGTGGCAGCAGCGCCAGCGCGCTGAGCAACTCTTAGACGTGGCGCGCAACTATCCGTCGTTTCCGATCATCCTGGAGACGGTGCGCGAATGCCTGCAGGACGTGTACGACCTGCCTGCGCTGACCGAGGTGATGCAGCACCTGAACACGCGGCGGGTGCGCATCGCGGAGGTGACGACGGATCAGCCGAGCCCGTTCGCGTCATCGCTGCTGTTCAACTACACCGGCGCGTTCATGTACGAGGGCGATACGCCACTGGCGGAAAAACGCGCGGCGGCGCTGTCTTTGGATCCTTCGCTGCTGGCGAAACTCTTGGGCACGGTGGAGCTGCGCGAGCTGCTCGACGCCGACGTGATCGCGGAAGTCGACCGCAACCTGCGGCGCGTGGGGCGCGCGGAGACATCCGAGCAGTTCGCGGACACGCTGCGCATCATCGGCCCGGTGCCGGTGGACGAGCTGGGGGAGTACACCTCCGTGCCGCTTGTCTCGCTCGAGCAATCGCTCGGGCCCGCACGCATGATGCGGGTTCGCATCGGCGGCCGCGAGCACGTTGCGCAGGTGCTCGACGCGCCTTTGCTTCGCGACGGATTGGGGGTGCCCATCCCGCCGGGCGTACCCGCCCAGGTGGCCACGATTCCCGACGCGCTTGCCCAACTGGTGGGGCGCTGGGTGCGTACCCGCGGGCTGTTCACGCTGCGCGACCTCGCCGACGCGTTCGGACTTGCGGTTGGTGCGGCGTTTGAGCCGCTGTCGCGCCTGGTGGAGTCGGACAAGGTCATCGAGGGCCGCTTCCGTCAGGGCGTGGACGAGCAAGAGTACGTCGCCGCAGAGGTGCTGCGCACCATCCGCACGCGGTCTTTGGCGGCGGCGCGGGCGCAATCGCGGCCGGTGTCGCAGTCCGCGTTCGGCCGCTTCCTGCCGGCGTGGGCGAACGTGGCACCGTCCGGGGTGGTGCCGGCGCTGCGCGGGGCGGACGGCGTGTACTCGGTGCTGGAGCAGCTCGCCGGCGTGCGGTTGCCGGCCAGCGCGTGGGAATCGCACATCTTGCCGTCACGCATTGGGGATTACGCGCCGGAGATGCTCGACGAGCTCACCTCTAGCGGCGAGATCGCCATCGTCGGCGCCGGCAAGGCGGGCGCGCGCGACCCGTGGATCATGCTGCTACCCACCGACTACGCCGCCCAGCTCATGCCGCAGGTCGAGCCGCCCGTGCTCTCGCTGACGCAGCAACAGGTGCTGGACCAAATCGGCCGCGGCGGCGGGTACCTCTTCACGGACCTGTTGGCCGGACCCACTGGCCAACAGACCACCACCTCCGAAGAGCTGCGCGAGGCAATGTGGGACCTTGTCGAGGCCGGGTTCCTATCGCCCGACTCCTTCGCCCCGATCCGAGCACGCTTGGCGGGCGGGAAGACGGCGCACCGGGCGCGCAGGAGACCGTCGAGAAGCAGGGTGCGCTCCGGCCGCACAAGCTTTGCCAACCTCACGCCCCCCGACATGGCTGGGCGCTGGGCCGCGACACCCGCGCCCGACAACGACGCGACGCGGCGCTCGCTCGCGTTCGGCGAGGCGTGGCTGGACCGCTACGGCGTGGTCACGCGCGGCAGCGTCGTCGCCGAAGACGTGCTCGGCGGGTTCGCGCTGGCGTACAAGGTGCTCTCCGGCTTCGAGGAATCCGGCAAAGCGATGCGCGGATACCTCATCGAAGGCCTCGGTGCCTCGCAGTTCTCCACGCCCGCCACCATCGACCGGCTGCGCGGCTACCAGGACTCCGACGACGTTGTCGGCTGGCCCTCCGGCGCGCGCGAGCCGCTGGTCCACGTCCTCGCCGCCACCGACCCGGCCAACCCCTACGGCGCCGCGCTTCCCTGGCCAGAGCAGGGCCCCACTCGCTCGGCAGGGGCACTTGTCGTGCTTATCGACGGCTTGCTTGCCGCCCACATCACCCGCGGCGGCAAAACCATGACCACGTTCTTCGACCGCTTCCCGGACGGTGTCGGCGACCCGATGCCGCTGGTGGTGCAGGCGCTGACCGACGCGGTGAACCGCGGCCGCATGTCGCCGCTGAGCGTGGAGAAACTCAACGGTGGCGGCGCGTTTGTGCTGCGCGACTACGGCGCGACGGTGACGCACAAGGGCGCGCGCATCGGCGGGAAGGTGCACGCCGCCTCGAAGCGCCGCGGCCGCAGCGTCGCCGAGGCCATCGAGGAGATGGAGGGGACCGCGCGGACGGCTGGGCTGGTTGACCTCGACGGCTTCGACGAGGAGCTCAGCTTCGACGATTGA
- a CDS encoding DNA-formamidopyrimidine glycosylase family protein produces the protein MPEGDSVYQLSKRLQFMAGREVTHTSLRVPRYATTDFTGMTCTRVWPYGKHLFMEFAAEGYEPQVLHTHLKMEGTWAMHRAGDRWRKPGYTARVVLRLADPPHKDIELVGHELGLVEVWPAREYDERMGYLGPDLLAEDFDFEEAYRRLVEDPDREIGRSLLDQYRVAGIGNEYRAEICFLGGVHPSAKVGDVDVDKLLELSRRLMWANKDEPVRVTTGVKRAGETSYVFGRNNKPCRRCTTLIKKGFLGGEGDLERVIWWCPVCQPEPKD, from the coding sequence ATGCCCGAAGGCGATTCCGTCTATCAGCTGTCCAAGCGCCTGCAGTTCATGGCCGGCCGCGAGGTCACGCATACGTCGCTGCGCGTGCCGCGTTACGCCACCACCGACTTCACCGGCATGACCTGCACGCGGGTGTGGCCCTACGGCAAGCACCTGTTTATGGAGTTTGCCGCCGAGGGCTACGAGCCGCAGGTGCTGCACACCCACTTGAAGATGGAGGGCACCTGGGCGATGCACCGCGCCGGCGACCGGTGGCGCAAGCCCGGTTACACCGCGCGGGTAGTCCTGCGACTCGCGGACCCGCCGCATAAGGACATCGAGCTGGTCGGCCACGAGCTCGGCCTTGTTGAGGTCTGGCCCGCGCGCGAATACGACGAGCGGATGGGCTACCTCGGCCCGGACCTGCTCGCGGAGGACTTCGATTTCGAAGAAGCTTATCGACGCCTCGTGGAAGACCCCGATCGGGAAATCGGACGCTCCCTCTTGGATCAGTATCGGGTGGCGGGCATCGGTAACGAGTACCGCGCGGAGATCTGCTTCCTCGGAGGGGTGCACCCGAGTGCAAAGGTGGGGGACGTGGACGTCGATAAGCTCTTGGAGCTCTCGCGACGTCTGATGTGGGCGAACAAGGACGAGCCTGTGCGGGTGACCACGGGTGTGAAGCGGGCGGGAGAGACGTCGTATGTGTTTGGGCGCAACAATAAGCCGTGTCGGAGGTGTACGACGCTGATCAAGAAGGGGTTCCTCGGCGGAGAGGGGGACCTCGAGCGGGTTATTTGGTGGTGTCCGGTGTGCCAGCCTGAGCCCAAGGATTAA
- a CDS encoding type II toxin-antitoxin system VapC family toxin has product MIVLDTNVLSEVTKPSPHSSVLRWLAALNDETSITAVTAAELRAGLSAMPHGHRKTKLSEVVIAQLSEFEQLGSVLPFDHFAAVEYATVLGLRKAEGKPISPQDAMIAAICRSHGAPLATRNVGDFEHTGVEVINPWAQAGTPDTTK; this is encoded by the coding sequence ATGATCGTTCTGGACACGAATGTGCTCTCCGAGGTAACTAAACCGTCGCCACATTCTTCCGTCCTGCGGTGGTTAGCGGCTCTCAACGATGAAACTTCGATCACCGCGGTTACGGCGGCAGAGTTGAGGGCAGGCTTGAGTGCCATGCCGCACGGGCACCGCAAGACAAAGCTTTCGGAGGTTGTAATCGCGCAACTCTCCGAGTTCGAGCAACTCGGCTCGGTTCTCCCTTTCGACCATTTCGCCGCGGTCGAGTACGCCACAGTGTTGGGATTGCGAAAGGCAGAGGGGAAACCTATCTCACCGCAAGACGCAATGATCGCGGCTATCTGCAGGAGCCACGGCGCCCCGCTGGCCACCCGAAACGTGGGCGACTTCGAGCACACGGGAGTTGAAGTAATTAATCCTTGGGCTCAGGCTGGCACACCGGACACCACCAAATAA
- a CDS encoding FitA-like ribbon-helix-helix domain-containing protein, whose amino-acid sequence MTSIIVRGLDESVKKRLVQQAERNGRSMEAEARRLIEEGTRPHNIALALYEATREHAVDDFPLPPREGEARYADFS is encoded by the coding sequence ATGACATCGATAATTGTTCGGGGCCTCGACGAATCGGTAAAAAAGAGGCTCGTTCAGCAGGCCGAAAGAAACGGTCGCTCGATGGAAGCAGAAGCTCGTAGACTTATCGAAGAAGGAACCCGCCCCCACAACATCGCGTTGGCTCTCTACGAAGCGACCCGCGAGCACGCTGTCGACGACTTTCCCTTACCACCCAGAGAGGGCGAAGCGCGTTACGCCGATTTCTCATGA
- a CDS encoding DedA family protein: MQSIIDWIVNLMEVLGAPGVGIAILLENLFPPIPSEVVLPLAGFTVAQGSLNFLSVFIWSVVGSVLGAYVLYGIGAWLGLARLRAIADWMWLVKASDVDAAMSFFTKYGKPSIFFGRLIPGVRSLISIPAGLDRMNLVTFGLWTTLGSGIWNAILIYLGFILGDNWEKATEYADTYSNVIYAILALIILGFLIFFIRRAIKERGQAQA; this comes from the coding sequence GTGCAGAGCATCATTGACTGGATTGTGAACCTCATGGAGGTCCTCGGTGCCCCTGGTGTCGGCATCGCCATTCTTTTAGAGAACCTCTTCCCCCCGATTCCTTCGGAAGTGGTGCTGCCCCTGGCGGGCTTCACCGTCGCCCAGGGCAGCTTGAACTTCCTCTCGGTGTTCATCTGGTCGGTGGTCGGTTCCGTACTCGGCGCCTACGTCTTGTACGGTATCGGCGCGTGGCTGGGCCTTGCCCGCCTGCGCGCGATCGCCGATTGGATGTGGCTGGTGAAGGCGTCCGATGTCGATGCCGCGATGAGCTTTTTCACTAAGTACGGTAAGCCGTCGATCTTCTTCGGCCGCCTCATCCCAGGTGTACGCTCACTGATTTCGATCCCAGCCGGCCTCGACCGGATGAACCTGGTCACCTTCGGCCTATGGACCACCCTCGGCTCCGGCATCTGGAACGCCATCCTCATTTACCTCGGCTTCATCCTCGGCGATAACTGGGAGAAGGCCACCGAGTACGCGGACACCTACTCCAATGTGATCTACGCGATCCTCGCCCTGATCATCCTGGGCTTCCTTATCTTCTTCATCCGCCGCGCAATCAAGGAGCGCGGCCAGGCTCAGGCGTGA
- a CDS encoding glutamate--cysteine ligase has product MGEQISVDSYTPRQRTVYRRQLEEELEAFDRHLQEAEFIDKGTIGLELELNLVDDRMRPHTTNQQVLQTLSDEYQAEVGQFNVELNHPPLSIEGDGLSKLEQGLQERLDHVRRAAGEVGSQLAMIGTLPTLSTAFLEDPEWMTPENRYSGLNRSVMESRGELVEMHLWREETYGHDFDSIAPESACTSMQLHLQVKPDMFANAWNASQAIAGAQVALSANSPLFLGHRVWHESRIPVFKQAIDTRTKELINQGVRPRVWFGERWITSVFDLFEENVRYFSPLLPEGRAEAGKPEMLGDSPGLHYLNLQNGTIWRWNRPIYDPNGELSHIRVENRILPAGPTVKDIIADAAFYYGCVKTLADQTRPVWSRLSFEAARENFRQGARHGLTANLEWPTLGTLPVTDLVEHHLLQIAADGLKTLNVSPSCADEYLSIMEGRVRNRQNGAMWQLNALNRIAPASRPETAERRDALERLLRQYLKNQNTGAPVHTWSLEVE; this is encoded by the coding sequence ATGGGCGAGCAAATCTCGGTTGATTCATACACCCCTCGCCAGCGCACGGTCTACCGCCGCCAGCTCGAGGAGGAACTCGAAGCATTCGACCGCCACTTGCAAGAGGCAGAGTTCATCGACAAAGGCACGATCGGGCTCGAGCTTGAGCTGAACCTTGTCGACGATCGGATGCGGCCCCACACCACGAACCAGCAGGTCCTTCAAACGCTGAGTGATGAGTACCAGGCAGAAGTTGGCCAGTTCAACGTGGAGCTCAATCACCCGCCGCTTTCCATCGAGGGCGATGGCCTGTCGAAACTGGAGCAGGGCTTACAGGAGCGTCTTGACCACGTGCGTCGGGCAGCTGGCGAAGTCGGGTCGCAGCTTGCAATGATCGGTACCCTGCCCACGCTGAGCACGGCTTTCCTCGAGGATCCGGAGTGGATGACGCCGGAGAACCGCTACTCGGGGCTGAACCGCTCTGTCATGGAGTCGCGCGGCGAGCTGGTTGAGATGCATCTGTGGCGCGAGGAGACTTACGGCCACGACTTCGACAGCATCGCACCGGAGTCCGCCTGCACCTCGATGCAGTTGCACCTGCAAGTAAAACCGGACATGTTTGCCAACGCGTGGAACGCCTCGCAAGCCATTGCTGGTGCCCAGGTCGCTCTGTCAGCCAACTCCCCGCTGTTTTTGGGGCACCGCGTGTGGCACGAGTCGCGCATCCCCGTGTTCAAGCAGGCGATAGACACGCGCACCAAGGAGCTGATCAACCAGGGCGTGCGCCCGCGCGTGTGGTTCGGCGAGCGCTGGATCACCTCGGTGTTCGACCTCTTCGAGGAGAACGTCCGCTACTTCTCTCCCCTTCTGCCGGAGGGCCGCGCGGAGGCAGGCAAGCCCGAGATGCTGGGCGACAGCCCCGGCCTGCACTACCTCAACCTGCAAAACGGCACCATCTGGCGCTGGAACCGCCCGATTTATGATCCGAATGGGGAACTCAGCCACATCCGCGTGGAAAACCGCATCCTGCCCGCAGGTCCCACGGTCAAAGACATCATCGCTGATGCGGCGTTCTACTACGGCTGCGTGAAAACTCTCGCCGACCAGACCCGTCCGGTCTGGTCGCGGCTGAGCTTCGAAGCTGCGCGGGAAAACTTCCGTCAGGGCGCGCGCCACGGACTCACTGCCAACCTGGAGTGGCCGACTCTGGGCACGCTTCCAGTGACTGACCTCGTTGAGCACCATCTGCTGCAAATCGCGGCCGATGGGCTGAAAACGCTCAACGTTTCCCCGAGCTGTGCCGACGAGTACCTCTCCATCATGGAGGGCCGCGTGCGAAACCGGCAGAACGGCGCGATGTGGCAGCTCAACGCGCTCAACCGGATCGCACCCGCATCGCGCCCCGAGACGGCCGAGCGTCGGGACGCACTCGAGCGTCTGCTCAGGCAGTACCTGAAGAATCAGAACACTGGCGCGCCGGTGCACACTTGGTCGCTCGAGGTTGAGTAG